A genomic region of Kribbella sp. NBC_00382 contains the following coding sequences:
- a CDS encoding GGDEF domain-containing protein: MRETSGVTARIAAAMTRAQSGNPAGAATDIRLLLTELGPDPSSERAAAEYVRAIAAHYTADAETALDAVDGCIRVSRAIEEPGWEANALAVRIVTLLRTGEGGDSVADLVAAENALARTKDPGLASWAHTGLGYAYDLLRLFELCIPHFEFAAAAGVDPLGLPESPAINRLNLAESNLRWAHEMERLGDPAYEPEILRRRQAAKHWAAAANEAIIGANLIGYWPIAGRMWLAASDFEADPAEAAVILKDCRDQLAKLGSPEPAAIAGAYLAQAYASMGRLDEAMEAAERAGTDLPPTSDPPVEALVRHTAVRIVADSGDDGASSGLQYARAITRGWWAERLRGLYAVRSALATHELSIRHDAEWRAAREDPLTGVGNRRALDERMSAALDSGRSVAVLAIDVDNLKVINDSHGHACGDEVLRRVAQLLTEQCRAEDVVARAGGDEFVVVLDNPDDRGAGELVERIKAAADLVARGAAQPWFAMLRLSIGQASSTDGTSVGDLLTVADRRMYEEKRHRRTGLS, translated from the coding sequence GTGCGGGAGACGTCGGGGGTGACCGCGCGGATCGCGGCTGCGATGACGCGGGCCCAGTCGGGCAACCCCGCCGGAGCTGCTACCGACATCCGCCTGCTGCTCACCGAGCTCGGCCCGGACCCGAGTAGTGAGCGCGCGGCCGCGGAGTACGTTCGCGCCATCGCCGCCCACTACACCGCCGACGCCGAGACCGCACTGGACGCCGTCGACGGCTGCATCCGGGTGTCCCGCGCGATCGAGGAGCCAGGCTGGGAGGCCAATGCGCTGGCCGTGCGGATCGTCACCTTGCTACGCACCGGCGAAGGCGGCGACTCGGTGGCCGACCTGGTCGCGGCGGAGAACGCCCTGGCCAGGACGAAGGACCCGGGGCTCGCGAGTTGGGCGCATACCGGGCTGGGTTATGCCTATGACCTGCTGCGGTTGTTCGAGCTGTGCATCCCGCATTTCGAGTTCGCTGCCGCTGCCGGGGTGGATCCGCTCGGGCTGCCCGAGTCGCCCGCGATCAACCGGCTGAACCTGGCCGAGTCCAACCTTCGCTGGGCGCACGAGATGGAGCGGCTGGGCGATCCGGCGTACGAGCCGGAGATCCTGCGCCGGCGCCAGGCGGCCAAGCACTGGGCAGCAGCGGCGAACGAGGCGATCATCGGCGCCAACCTCATCGGCTACTGGCCGATCGCCGGGCGGATGTGGCTCGCGGCCAGCGATTTCGAGGCGGATCCGGCCGAGGCCGCGGTCATCCTCAAGGACTGTCGCGATCAACTGGCCAAGCTGGGTTCGCCCGAGCCGGCCGCGATCGCGGGTGCCTATCTGGCGCAGGCGTACGCGTCGATGGGCCGGCTCGACGAGGCGATGGAGGCCGCCGAGCGGGCCGGGACCGATCTCCCACCGACTTCGGATCCGCCCGTCGAGGCGCTTGTCCGGCATACCGCAGTACGGATCGTTGCTGACTCCGGGGATGACGGGGCGTCGTCTGGTCTGCAGTACGCGCGAGCGATCACGCGCGGCTGGTGGGCTGAACGGTTGCGCGGCCTGTACGCCGTACGCAGCGCGCTGGCGACGCATGAGCTCTCCATCAGGCACGACGCCGAGTGGCGGGCAGCGCGCGAGGATCCGTTGACCGGCGTGGGCAACCGTCGCGCACTCGACGAGCGGATGAGCGCGGCCCTCGACTCGGGGCGCTCGGTCGCGGTGCTCGCGATCGACGTCGACAACCTGAAGGTCATCAACGACAGTCATGGGCATGCCTGCGGCGACGAGGTACTACGCCGCGTCGCCCAACTCCTGACCGAGCAGTGTCGGGCCGAGGACGTGGTCGCGCGAGCGGGTGGCGACGAATTCGTCGTCGTGCTCGACAACCCCGACGACCGCGGCGCCGGCGAGCTTGTCGAACGGATCAAGGCCGCCGCAGACCTGGTGGCCCGCGGCGCTGCCCAACCCTGGTTCGCCATGCTCCGCCTCAGCATCGGCCAAGCAAGCAGTACCGACGGCACCTCGGTCGGCGACCTCCTCACCGTCGCCGACCGCCGCATGTACGAAGAAAAACGCCACCGCCGCACCGGGTTGAGCTAG
- a CDS encoding class I SAM-dependent methyltransferase — protein MSEQELGAGLVDRLRGAFEAAAYTVEGVAARLGALANNALGRNETTLAFQRTAAGDQLDTLIRLFLLQRAAPRELVEKAFPGDVSELLALGILREAGHQLAAALDVRPYAEDDRHWWVIADLTPGLDGRREPMRPDYVLGIAPASLSLVKLTVPIKAEKALDVGTGCGIQALHLADRIGHIVATDVNPRALQLTRWTAALNRVDLDVRDGSLYEPVAGEQFDLIVSNPPYVIAPPAADARLTYRETGFAGDSVVEQLVRQAPQQLTEGGWCQLLANWTCVRGQDWRERIASWTGDRSSWAVQREQLDPAEYVELWLRDAGLQGRPEYTSRYDAWLRWLDEQQVEAIGMGWINLHNVAGNTEAEEWPYEIEQPIGPHVLDRFERIEGLPADLTGLYLTMADDIVQETAGQPGAEDPATIVLRRQRGMRRAEQVDTVLAGFVGACDGDLSVGQILDALASLLERDDLHADYLPKIAGLITEGFLRY, from the coding sequence ATGAGCGAGCAAGAGCTGGGAGCGGGTCTGGTCGACCGGCTGCGCGGTGCCTTCGAGGCGGCGGCGTACACGGTGGAAGGCGTTGCGGCGCGGCTGGGCGCCTTGGCCAACAATGCATTGGGCCGCAATGAAACCACGCTCGCCTTCCAGCGGACGGCCGCCGGCGACCAGCTTGACACGCTGATCAGGCTGTTCCTGCTGCAACGCGCCGCGCCCAGAGAGCTTGTGGAGAAAGCATTTCCGGGCGATGTATCCGAACTGCTTGCCCTAGGCATCTTGCGTGAGGCCGGCCATCAACTCGCGGCAGCCCTCGACGTCCGCCCGTACGCCGAGGACGACCGGCACTGGTGGGTGATCGCCGATCTCACGCCGGGGCTGGACGGCAGGCGTGAGCCGATGCGGCCGGATTACGTGCTGGGCATCGCGCCGGCCAGCCTGAGCCTGGTCAAGCTGACCGTGCCGATCAAGGCGGAGAAGGCCCTCGACGTCGGTACCGGCTGCGGCATCCAGGCGCTCCATCTGGCCGACCGGATCGGCCACATCGTTGCCACTGACGTCAATCCGCGCGCCCTCCAGCTGACTCGCTGGACCGCGGCGCTCAACCGGGTCGACCTCGACGTCCGCGACGGCAGCCTCTACGAGCCGGTCGCGGGCGAGCAGTTCGACTTGATCGTCAGCAACCCGCCGTACGTGATCGCACCTCCCGCGGCCGACGCGCGGCTGACCTATCGCGAGACAGGGTTCGCGGGAGACTCCGTCGTCGAGCAGTTGGTTCGGCAAGCTCCACAACAGCTGACGGAAGGCGGCTGGTGTCAGTTGCTCGCCAACTGGACCTGCGTTCGCGGTCAGGACTGGCGGGAGCGCATAGCGAGTTGGACCGGCGACAGGTCCAGCTGGGCGGTGCAACGTGAGCAACTTGACCCAGCGGAGTACGTCGAGCTGTGGCTGCGCGATGCGGGTCTGCAGGGGCGTCCGGAGTACACGAGCCGGTACGACGCTTGGCTGCGGTGGCTTGACGAGCAACAGGTCGAGGCGATCGGGATGGGCTGGATCAACCTGCACAACGTGGCGGGCAATACGGAGGCCGAGGAGTGGCCGTACGAGATCGAGCAGCCGATCGGTCCGCATGTGCTCGACCGGTTCGAGCGGATCGAAGGACTGCCGGCGGACCTGACCGGGCTGTACCTGACCATGGCCGACGACATCGTGCAGGAGACGGCCGGTCAGCCGGGCGCCGAGGATCCGGCGACGATCGTGCTACGCCGGCAACGCGGGATGCGGCGAGCCGAGCAGGTGGACACCGTCCTGGCCGGGTTCGTGGGTGCTTGCGACGGCGACCTCAGCGTCGGGCAGATCCTGGACGCCCTCGCGAGCCTGCTGGAGCGCGACGACCTGCACGCCGACTATTTGCCGAAGATCGCCGGCCTGATCACCGAGGGCTTCCTGCGTTACTAG
- a CDS encoding cytochrome P450: protein MRVFPRQVSMPLRRVGLDPVPEMAAIREIEPMHKLANLFGLNVWMVSGHAEAKVVLADSVNFSNDIRPMIGSDPNKPSEGIGGLGFTDPPDHTRLRKLLTPEFTKRRLARLEPMIEKIVNDQLDLMEAKGPVVDIVTDFAFNVPFLLIADLLGVEEQDRDRFRALGPARFDLSGGGIGVFGSASESREFLFEIVGKQRKDPGDGLIGSIIREHGDGIDDIELGGLADGVFLGGYETSASMLALGTLVLLRDPEIFARLRTEPESVDAIVEELLRYLTVVQVAFPRFAKHDQELFGQQVKKGDLVAVSLSGADRDKAVFGTNAEDFWPRRAPAAHLAFGHGMHRCVGAELARMELRAAFLALANRFPNLRLAVSEDQLRFRDFSIVYGVESLPVQLHAAAETQQVAG from the coding sequence ATGCGGGTGTTCCCGCGCCAGGTCTCGATGCCGCTGCGCCGGGTCGGCCTCGACCCAGTGCCCGAAATGGCCGCGATCCGCGAGATCGAGCCGATGCACAAGCTCGCCAACCTGTTCGGCCTGAACGTCTGGATGGTCTCCGGCCACGCCGAGGCCAAGGTCGTGCTCGCCGACTCCGTCAACTTCAGCAACGACATCCGCCCGATGATCGGCTCCGACCCGAACAAGCCGTCCGAGGGCATCGGCGGCCTGGGCTTCACCGACCCGCCGGACCACACCCGGCTGCGCAAGCTGCTCACGCCCGAGTTCACCAAGCGGCGGCTGGCCCGGCTGGAGCCGATGATCGAGAAGATCGTCAACGATCAGCTCGACCTGATGGAGGCCAAGGGCCCGGTGGTCGACATCGTCACCGACTTCGCCTTCAACGTGCCGTTCCTGCTGATCGCCGACCTGCTCGGCGTCGAGGAGCAGGACCGCGATCGCTTCCGGGCGCTCGGCCCGGCCCGGTTCGACCTGTCCGGCGGCGGGATCGGCGTCTTCGGCTCGGCCAGCGAGTCGCGCGAGTTCCTCTTCGAGATCGTCGGCAAGCAGCGCAAGGACCCCGGCGACGGCCTGATCGGCTCGATCATCCGCGAGCACGGCGACGGGATCGACGACATCGAGCTCGGTGGGCTCGCTGACGGCGTCTTCCTCGGCGGCTACGAGACGTCGGCCAGCATGCTCGCCCTCGGCACCCTGGTACTGCTCCGCGACCCGGAGATCTTCGCCCGGCTCCGGACCGAGCCGGAATCGGTCGACGCGATCGTCGAGGAGCTCCTGCGGTACCTGACGGTCGTCCAGGTCGCCTTCCCCCGGTTCGCCAAGCACGACCAGGAACTGTTCGGCCAGCAGGTCAAGAAGGGCGACCTGGTCGCCGTCTCCCTGTCCGGCGCCGACCGCGACAAGGCTGTCTTCGGCACCAACGCGGAGGACTTCTGGCCCCGCCGCGCCCCCGCCGCCCACCTGGCCTTCGGCCACGGCATGCACCGCTGCGTAGGCGCCGAACTGGCCCGGATGGAGCTCCGCGCAGCCTTCCTCGCGCTCGCCAACCGCTTCCCCAACCTCCGCCTAGCAGTCTCCGAAGACCAACTCCGCTTCCGCGACTTCTCCATCGTCTACGGCGTCGAATCCCTCCCCGTCCAACTCCACGCAGCAGCCGAAACCCAGCAAGTCGCCGGCTGA
- a CDS encoding class I SAM-dependent methyltransferase — translation MTTAAIRANYSRVASTYAGQWAETLATHGRALADRLPLGEIGLAETADAQPPARDGLGERPREGELSARGVSASSGNAVAGATGPGDRRGPWIVEVGCGPGLVLSHLAGLNPEARVVGVDVTEEMLRLAPAGFGRVVGDAQALPFGAGVVDAVVMPFVLFHLPELSVGLSEVRRVLVAGGSFGAVTWAGHDPHPAYDVWVRVIDEYGAPPDPSPQMPSNDITSDPAKLQLALQATGFGDIEITVERFRHQPTAAEFLAHSQVIGAMARRIDQLPPDRRTACLVTAEQELNCLDPDAFIESGTVLYATAKAT, via the coding sequence ATGACCACCGCGGCGATCCGCGCCAACTACAGCCGCGTCGCCTCGACGTACGCCGGCCAGTGGGCGGAGACCCTCGCAACCCACGGACGAGCCTTGGCCGACCGGCTGCCGCTGGGCGAGATCGGACTGGCTGAAACTGCTGACGCGCAGCCGCCGGCGCGCGACGGTCTTGGCGAGCGGCCGAGGGAAGGCGAGCTGTCCGCTCGGGGCGTCTCCGCCTCCTCGGGCAACGCTGTGGCCGGGGCGACGGGGCCTGGGGATCGGCGGGGGCCTTGGATTGTGGAGGTGGGGTGTGGGCCGGGGTTGGTGTTGTCGCATCTGGCTGGGTTGAACCCTGAGGCCCGGGTCGTGGGGGTTGATGTGACCGAGGAGATGTTGCGGTTGGCTCCGGCGGGGTTCGGGCGGGTGGTTGGGGATGCTCAGGCGTTGCCGTTCGGGGCCGGGGTGGTTGATGCGGTGGTGATGCCGTTCGTGTTGTTTCATCTGCCGGAGCTGTCGGTGGGGCTTTCCGAAGTACGGCGGGTGTTGGTGGCGGGTGGTTCGTTCGGGGCTGTCACCTGGGCGGGGCATGATCCGCATCCGGCGTACGACGTCTGGGTGCGGGTGATCGACGAGTACGGTGCACCGCCGGACCCGTCACCGCAGATGCCTTCGAACGACATCACCTCCGATCCAGCGAAGCTCCAGCTCGCTTTGCAGGCAACAGGTTTCGGCGACATCGAGATCACCGTCGAACGCTTCCGGCACCAGCCGACCGCAGCCGAATTCCTGGCACACTCCCAGGTGATCGGCGCAATGGCCCGCCGCATCGACCAGCTCCCACCCGACCGCCGCACAGCCTGCCTGGTAACCGCGGAGCAGGAGCTGAACTGCTTGGACCCCGACGCTTTCATCGAGTCCGGCACCGTCCTCTACGCAACCGCCAAAGCCACCTGA
- a CDS encoding DUF2785 domain-containing protein, whose translation MTDWAQVRADGFAVPPGRPVDELVAELSTMLRSPDPQIRDAQAYSTLATWIGNGVLSRDELRALGEDMVGRFADSEIQARTFAPLILDSIVTQGVFEPSWVPPFERWYVAEEDLRGFDPKLGWLHAVAHGSDLLGALARVQAVEPVQMLRLGIGRLLTPTEYVLRDLEDDRLGFALAVALTRPDLTEEDAVGWLDPAIRAFGTLPAGGFRPEQSNTLRTLRAVYVLADHGVRLDEDHPHVQLPHRDQVKSKLQDLFRTATPYYF comes from the coding sequence ATGACCGATTGGGCGCAGGTGCGCGCGGACGGATTCGCCGTACCTCCTGGTCGTCCGGTGGACGAGCTGGTCGCCGAGCTGTCGACGATGCTGAGGTCGCCGGATCCGCAGATCCGGGACGCGCAGGCGTACTCGACGCTCGCCACCTGGATCGGCAACGGCGTGCTCAGCCGTGACGAGCTGCGCGCGCTCGGGGAGGACATGGTCGGCCGGTTCGCCGACTCGGAGATCCAGGCGCGCACGTTCGCGCCGCTGATCCTCGACTCGATCGTCACGCAGGGCGTCTTCGAGCCGTCCTGGGTGCCGCCGTTCGAGCGCTGGTACGTGGCTGAGGAGGATCTCCGCGGCTTCGACCCCAAGCTCGGGTGGCTGCACGCCGTGGCGCACGGCAGCGACCTCCTGGGGGCGCTGGCACGCGTCCAGGCCGTCGAGCCGGTACAGATGCTCCGATTGGGCATCGGGCGGCTCCTGACCCCCACTGAGTACGTCCTGCGCGATCTTGAGGACGACCGGCTGGGCTTCGCGCTCGCGGTGGCGCTGACCCGCCCTGATCTGACCGAGGAAGACGCCGTCGGCTGGCTGGACCCCGCGATCCGCGCCTTCGGCACCCTCCCGGCCGGCGGCTTTCGCCCCGAACAGTCGAACACCCTCCGCACCCTGCGCGCCGTCTACGTACTGGCCGACCACGGCGTCCGCCTGGACGAGGACCACCCGCACGTCCAGCTCCCGCACCGGGACCAGGTCAAATCCAAACTCCAAGACCTCTTCCGCACCGCCACCCCGTACTACTTCTGA
- a CDS encoding GGDEF domain-containing protein, with protein MSDAPAARWARRSSEVLSTTSRWGGAKSATAERSSRSERGVVQRRTCQSGLSGICQVVTAAPCAATMGGLTWTVGDDKGRRAMEAGRLSARIAGVMTLAQSGGHVVAAAQINAIRAELAGVPSYDLAAAEYVRGVTAHHASDADESLAAVDECLAIARAIDEPGWEANALAIRIITLARSGRGGDTINDLVAAEHALERTTHPGLRGWGHTGLGYAYDVLRLFELCVPHYEIAAGIEDDALPLPESPAIDRLNLAETQLRWAHELERLGDPSYRSEIDERLASAAHWARKAETVIVADESQEFWRLSARLWLAAAATSTDPGEAIKELAQCRDDISKLGETERLAIASTYLARAFAEQGDWEQARIAADRAIEDLIPLSDPSTELLVLQTRSELAVQLGERGAEAALDYARSVARAWWKERQRGLNAVRQALVAHDLSARHDAEWHAARQDALTGIGNRRAMDERLTAARDSQRAVTLLAIDVDDLKVVNDTFGHARGDELLQLVANLLVEQARATDAVIRSGGDEFFVVLDQPDAKGGAQLAERIRAAVALVAATTAKPWLSRLGLSIGYAATAEGVPVELLIPMADSRLYEDKRRSR; from the coding sequence GTGTCGGACGCACCGGCAGCCCGCTGGGCGCGGCGATCGTCCGAGGTCCTGAGCACGACGAGTCGGTGGGGCGGTGCCAAGAGTGCGACGGCCGAGCGCTCGTCGAGGTCGGAGCGGGGCGTAGTACAACGTCGGACCTGCCAGAGCGGGCTGTCCGGAATCTGCCAGGTCGTGACAGCGGCCCCCTGCGCCGCCACAATGGGCGGTCTCACCTGGACGGTGGGTGACGACAAGGGGAGGCGGGCGATGGAGGCGGGGCGGTTGTCCGCACGGATCGCGGGAGTGATGACGCTTGCCCAGTCCGGCGGGCATGTCGTCGCTGCCGCCCAGATCAACGCCATCCGCGCCGAGCTCGCCGGCGTACCGAGTTATGACCTCGCCGCGGCGGAGTACGTGCGCGGGGTGACCGCGCATCACGCCAGCGACGCCGACGAGTCCCTCGCGGCGGTCGACGAGTGCCTCGCCATCGCGCGGGCGATCGACGAGCCGGGCTGGGAGGCCAACGCGCTGGCGATCCGGATCATCACGCTGGCCCGGAGCGGTCGCGGTGGCGACACGATCAACGACCTGGTCGCCGCCGAGCACGCGTTGGAGCGCACCACCCATCCGGGTCTTCGCGGCTGGGGCCACACCGGGCTCGGCTACGCGTACGACGTACTGCGGCTGTTCGAGCTCTGCGTGCCGCACTACGAGATCGCCGCCGGGATCGAGGACGACGCGCTTCCACTGCCCGAGTCACCGGCGATCGACCGGCTCAACCTGGCCGAGACCCAACTGCGCTGGGCGCACGAACTCGAGCGCCTCGGCGACCCGTCGTACCGGTCCGAGATCGACGAGCGGCTCGCCTCGGCCGCGCACTGGGCCCGCAAGGCGGAGACGGTGATCGTCGCGGACGAGAGCCAGGAGTTCTGGCGGTTGAGCGCGCGGCTCTGGCTGGCCGCGGCCGCCACCTCGACCGACCCCGGCGAGGCGATCAAGGAGCTCGCGCAGTGCCGCGACGACATCAGCAAGCTCGGCGAGACCGAGCGGCTGGCGATCGCAAGTACCTACCTGGCAAGGGCTTTCGCCGAGCAAGGCGACTGGGAGCAGGCGCGGATCGCGGCCGATCGCGCCATCGAGGACCTGATTCCGCTGTCCGATCCGTCGACCGAGCTGCTTGTACTGCAAACCCGGTCCGAGCTTGCGGTCCAGCTCGGTGAACGCGGCGCGGAGGCGGCGCTCGACTACGCCCGGTCGGTCGCTCGCGCTTGGTGGAAAGAGCGCCAGCGTGGGCTTAACGCAGTACGACAGGCTCTGGTGGCGCATGACCTCTCGGCCCGCCACGATGCCGAGTGGCACGCCGCGCGGCAGGACGCGCTGACCGGGATCGGCAACCGCCGCGCCATGGACGAGCGGCTGACCGCGGCCCGCGACTCGCAGCGCGCGGTGACCTTGCTGGCCATCGATGTGGACGACCTCAAGGTCGTGAACGACACCTTCGGGCACGCCCGTGGGGACGAGTTATTGCAACTTGTGGCAAATCTGCTGGTAGAACAGGCGCGTGCCACCGATGCCGTGATTCGATCGGGAGGAGACGAGTTCTTCGTGGTACTGGACCAGCCGGACGCCAAGGGCGGCGCCCAGCTGGCCGAGCGGATCCGTGCCGCGGTGGCCCTGGTGGCCGCCACGACGGCCAAGCCGTGGCTCAGCAGACTGGGCCTGAGCATCGGGTACGCCGCGACCGCGGAAGGTGTGCCCGTCGAGCTGCTGATCCCGATGGCGGACAGCCGGCTGTACGAGGACAAGCGCCGTTCCAGATAG
- a CDS encoding crotonase/enoyl-CoA hydratase family protein has protein sequence MTIDLRPVRTELAGSVLVMTIDRPTARNAVDRAVAKALSAALDYLESHSELTAGVLTGAGGHFCAGTDLKAFPTEGIPVVGELGLAGLTRRPLTKPLIAAVEGYAVAGGFELALACDLIVAGESAKFGLPEVQRGLIAGEGGAIRLPQRLPYHLAMELLLTGDPMPAATAATHGLVNRLVPDGAALTTAMTLAARISRNAPLALAAVKQIVRAVTEDAAYAMQDPLYHRVSSSEDAQEGALAFGEKRPPRWQGR, from the coding sequence ATGACCATCGATCTGCGGCCGGTCCGGACCGAACTCGCGGGCAGCGTGCTGGTGATGACGATCGATCGCCCGACCGCTCGCAATGCTGTCGATCGCGCGGTTGCCAAGGCGCTCAGCGCGGCGCTCGACTACCTCGAGAGCCATTCGGAACTCACCGCGGGAGTGCTTACCGGCGCCGGTGGACATTTCTGCGCCGGGACGGACCTCAAGGCCTTTCCCACCGAGGGAATCCCGGTCGTCGGCGAGCTAGGACTGGCCGGCCTCACGCGCCGGCCGCTGACCAAGCCGTTGATCGCCGCGGTCGAGGGGTATGCCGTGGCCGGCGGGTTCGAGCTCGCCCTGGCCTGCGACCTGATCGTGGCTGGTGAGTCGGCGAAGTTCGGGTTGCCCGAGGTCCAGCGTGGTCTGATCGCCGGCGAAGGTGGTGCGATCCGGTTGCCTCAGCGATTGCCGTACCACCTCGCCATGGAGTTGTTGCTCACCGGCGACCCGATGCCGGCCGCAACCGCAGCCACCCATGGCTTGGTCAACCGGCTGGTCCCCGATGGCGCGGCGCTCACCACCGCGATGACGCTTGCCGCCCGGATCAGCCGCAATGCCCCGCTCGCCCTCGCCGCGGTCAAGCAGATCGTCCGCGCGGTCACCGAAGACGCGGCGTACGCGATGCAGGATCCCTTGTATCACAGGGTTTCCAGCTCGGAGGACGCGCAAGAGGGAGCATTGGCGTTCGGTGAAAAACGCCCGCCCCGATGGCAAGGCCGCTAG